From the genome of Falco cherrug isolate bFalChe1 chromosome 14, bFalChe1.pri, whole genome shotgun sequence, one region includes:
- the LOC102049963 gene encoding uncharacterized protein LOC102049963, translating to MPGLLALLALLAAALLALLGARRAAAPGAGAPLKRWALGSLLLFHGAWRQRAAGGGAPEPRRPRPLRPDPHALDSVYFTGFAETNKSFVIARLAKRPDGICEMWLFLRVDGIGEFEHPQHPNMMVRDEAEDIWSGGGLTIEYLEPQTCWKISFNGLLRKGPYRQEWSEEEGELVPVKFSFHWENFTDIFNFSVDSHPSTLARALAQEPWTIEFFQRVKKQREQHFRHEQWGQSVGGIEIENHEKIELSLKGVRSHSYGIRNWSEIYRYVMILAHFEDGTAAHLTVINMPATTTNLTVGYVFFPDGRKAGIEWSNASLAEMAADGVIKDEYRVSFTAGGKYFDVSAVLDKQACPVVYNGLTGSGVFHECIADFQLNGLTQGWGLVEFYYRDKAAQLVPNLQLSSKAEGPDLSSWCPAANGSPP from the exons ATGCCGGGGCTGCTGGCGCTGCTGGCGCTGCTGGCGGCGGCGCTGCTGGCGCTGCtgggggcgcggcgggcggccgcccccggcgcGGGGGCCCCGCTGAAGCGCTGGGCCCTGGgctccctcctgctcttccaCGGCGCCTGGAGGCAgcgggcggccggcgggggggcCCCGGAGCCGCGGCGGCCACGGCCGCTTCGCCCCGACCCCCAC GCACTTGATTCGGTTTACTTCACCGGCTTTGCAGAGACCAACAAGTCCTTTGTGATTGCTCGTCTTGCAAAACGTCCTGACGGGATCTGTGAGATGTGGCTCTTCCTGAGAGTGGATGGAATAGGAGAGTTTGAA cACCCACAACATCCAAACATGATGGTGAGAGATGAAGCTGAAGACATCTGGAGTGGGGGAGGGCTCACTATTGAATACTTAGAGCCTCAAACATGCTGGAAAATAAGCTTTAATGGATTACTCAG aaaaggaCCGTACCGGCAGGAGTGGAGTGAAGAGGAAGGTGAACTTGTACCAGTTAAATTCTCTTTCCA TTGGGAGAACTTCACAGATATCTTTAACTTTAGTGTCGACAGTCACCCCAGCACATTGGCACGTGCTTTGGCCCAGGAACCGTGGACCATTGAGTTCTTCCAGAGGGTCAAAAA ACAGAGGGAACAACATTTCCGACATGAGCAGTGGGGCCAGTCTGTTGGAGGAATTGAAATAGAAAACCATGAGAAAATCGAACTTTCCCTCAAAGGCGTTCGGAGCCACTCTTACG GTATCCGAAACTGGTCTGAGATTTACCGTTATGTCATGATTTTGGCACACTTTGAA GATGGGACTGCAGCACATTTAACAGTTATTAATATGCCAGCTACCACAACTAA cctCACTGTAGGCTATGTCTTTTTCCCCGATGGGAGGAAGGCTGGCATCGAGTGGTCCAATGCCTCGCTGGCCGAGATGGCTGCTGATGGTGTTATCAAGGATGAGTATAGAGTCAGTTTTACTGCTG GTGGCAAGTACTTTGAcgtttctgctgtgctggataAGCAGGCTTGCCCCGTGGTGTATAACGGCCTGACTGGAAGTGGCGTTTTCCATGAGTGCATTGCAGATTTCCAACTGAACGGGTTAACACAAGGCTGGGGCTTGGTTGAATTTTATTACAG GGACAAAGCTGCCCAGCTGGTTCCAAATTTGCAGCTTAGTTCAAAAGCTGAAGGACCCGACCTTTCCTCCTGGTGCCCTGCAGCCAATGGCTCTCCCCCATGA